Within uncultured Methanoregula sp., the genomic segment CGGTGTGGCGCTTGCATCGCGTGCGCCTGCTTCCATGAAACGGGTGATTCCCTGGGCAATCACTTCCCCGCTAACATCGTCCACATTGGTTTCAAGAATATCAACGGTATCCTCGGGGAGTCCACCTGAGATGCCGGTACCTGTGGTTTCCACGATCATCGCCCGGAGCACGTTTGGCGTGTGCTTCGGGTCGCGGGTGCCGGCCCCGTACCCGATGGAGGTGATGGTATAGGCCGGCAGGTCACTGATTGCCATGGTAGCAAATTCCGCAAGGAGTGCGGCCCCGGTCGGGGTGCAGAGTTCTCCCGTATGGATGCCGGAGATGGTAGCGAGCCGGGAATTCTTCAGGATTGCAGCAGTAGCCGGCGCCGGGATCGGGAAGGTACCATGCGAACCGGTCCCCGTCCCGTGTCCGATGGTGACCGGCAGGATCTGTACGCCGTCAACCGCGAGCGTATGAAGGGCAGTGCAGGCCCCGATAATATCCGCAACCGCATCGTCAGCCCCGACCTCGTGGAAGTGGACATGATCCCCGTGGACCTCTGTTTCCGCCATGTGGATCCGCTCAAAAACCCGGCGTGCCATGGCGAGTGCCGGCGCCGGGACGCTGGGAGCAGCCCCGTCAAGCCGCTTTTCAATATCTTCAAGAGTACGGTGGACCGGCGTCGACCGGGTGTCCACCTTGAGGGCCCGGATCCCGGCCCGGGTGACATGGGTAAGGGCAGGTTTTGCCACCACTGCCTCCATCGCCCGGACAACACAATCTTTGTCAGCCCCGCAGTCGAGCAGGGATGCAGTAATCATATCGCCCGCTGCGCCGCTGAAGGGATCAAGAATGAGGACTCGCATTTACAGTACTTATAAATCCCTGCGTATATGACCTTTAAGGTAATGCCTGAAGTGCAATTGAGGGTGGATTCCGCGTATCCCGGCGATCAGGGTGGCGGAAAGGCCCGGCTGGATCCCGAGACGATGCTGCTCCTGAAGATCTCGCCCGGTGACCTGGTTGTAATCGAAGGAAAACGCAGGACGGTTGCCAAGGTCTGGCGATCGTTGGTCGAGGACTGGAACCAGCGCAAGATCCGTATCGATAACTTTACCCGGCAGAATGCCGGCGTCAGCATAGGAGATGCAGTAAAAGTTTCCAAGATCACGGATGAGATTGAGGCAAAACGGGTTGTCCTTGCACCACCCGAAGACCTTCCCAAGAAGATCCCGATAGCGAACAATCCCCACGTGGTCAATGGTCTCATCGATTTCCCGGTGGTGAAGAACGATACCATCCCGATCATGCTCGGGCTGCCGTTCATCCAGCCGCAGATCGTCGGGTTCAAGGTCGTGGAAGTCGAGCCCGAGGAAGCGGTTATCATCACCAAGAATACCGCGATCGAATTCTCGGACAAGCCCGCGGCGGGCTTTGAGGGAGTCAAGCGGTTCAGTTACGAGGATATCGGGGGGCTCAAGGACGAGCTTCAGCGCCTCCGCGAAACGATCGAGCTCCCGCTCCGGCACCCCGAGCTCTTCCAGAAACTCGGGATCGAGCCGCCCAAGGGCGTCCTCCTCTACGGCCCTCCCGGGACCGGCAAGACCCTGATCGCAAAAGCAGTGGCAAGCGAGAGCGGTGCGCACTTCATCTCGATTGCCGGTCCTGAAGTCATCTCGAAATATTACGGTGAGAGCGAGCAGCGCCTCCGTGAGGTTTTCGAGGAGGCACGGGAGAATGCGCCCTCAATTATATTCATCGACGAGCTGGATTCAATTGCACCACGGCGCGAAGAAGTGACCGGCGAAGTCGAACGCCGTGTCGTAGCCCAGCTCCTGACCATGATGGATGGTCTTGAGGAACGGGGGCAGGTTGTTGTCATCGGGGCCACGAACCGGGTCGATGCGATCGATGCCGCTCTCAGGAGACCCGGCCGGTTCGACCGCGAGATCGAGATTGGTGTCCCAAGCGAACCCGACCGGATCGAGATCATGAAGATCCACACCCGGGGCATGCCGCTATCTGAGGACGTGAGCCTTGACGTCCTCGCCCAGCAGACCCACGGGTTTGTCGGGGCCGATCTCGCCGCCCTTGCCCGCGAGGCAGCGATCCGTGCCCTGCGCCGGTACCTGCCCGACCTGGATCTCGATGCAGAAGAGATCCCGGCGGAAGTGCTGGATAACCTCAAAGTATATGCAAGCGATTTCCGGAGCGCCCAGCGGGATGTTGGCCCGAGCGCGATGCGGGAAGTCATGCTCGAGGTCTCGCACGTGAAATGGGAGAATGTGGGCGGTCTCGAATCGGCCAAGACCGAGATCCGTGAGGCGATCGAGCTTCCGCTGACCGACCGGCAACGGTTCGAGGATCTCGGGATTGAACCCCCCCGGGGTATCCTTCTTTACGGCCCTCCCGGGACCGGCAAGACGCTGATTGCCAAGGCTGTCGCGAGCGAGAGCGGGGCTAACTTCATCCCGGTGAGAGGCCCCCAGCTTCTCTCCAAGTGGGTGGGAGAGAGCGAGCGGGCAGTCCGCGAGGTCTTCAAGAAAGCCCGGCAGGTTTCTCCTTCGATCATCTTCTTTGACGAGATCGATGCCCTTGCCCCGGCCCGCGGGACAAGCAGCGACTCGCATGTGAGCGACAATGTGCTCAACCAGATCCTGACGGAAATGGATGGCCTTGAGGAGCTCAAGGATGTCGTGGTCATGGGCGCTACCAATCGCCCGGACATCGTGGATCCGGCGCTTCTCCGGGCCGGCAGGTTCGACCGGCTGGTGTACATCGGCGAACCAACCCTCGAAGGCCGCAGGAAGATCATTGGCATTCATACCCGGTTCATGCCGGTTGAAGGTTCTGCCCTTGAGGAGATCGTCAGGCTTACAGAACGGCACTCCGAGGAAGCAATCGCTGAACTCGTCGAGAAGCTCGGGCGGGACAAAACTGTAACTTCCGATGAGATCAAGCCCCTCATCACCCCCGCTTCAGAAGAGAGCACGGGCCTGCCGGTCGGTTTACGCCGGAAACGGCTGGTCGAGTTCTTCTTAGAGAAGAACCTGGTATTTGCTGATCCTGCACGTGACGATCTGGCGGCGACCCTTGCTGCCGAGACCGAAGGTTTTGTGGGATCAGATCTCGAAGCGCTCTGCCGGGAAGCCGGTATGCTCGCCCTTCGGGATAACGTGTCGGTAGTTTCCCGGCAGCATTTTACCGAAGCGCAGAAGAAGGTCCACCCGACCATGAACGAGAACCTGCGGGACTATTATACCAAGATCCAGCAGTTCTTCAAAGGCGGGCTCCCGAAGAAAGTGCAGCCCCTGGAATACCAGTAACCTTTTTTTATCCGCCTGCAAGCATCAGCAGCCCGAAAAATACCATTGCCCCGGCAAAGACAATCTGCAATGTCCTGTCTGAACAACCGTGAGCGCACCGCACGCCGAACCGGGCGAGCGGGATAGTGGTTGCGGCAAGGATGACAAACGTTACGAGGTCCACGTAACCGACCGAGTAAACCGGCAGGCCGGCGACGCCGATCCCGTTGATGATATATGCAGTCACGGCACCTGCTGAAGAAAATATAAGGCAGGCTGAAGAAGTCCCGACTGCAGAGTGCATCGGGTAACCGAGGGCGATGACGAGGATGGGGACAAGCAGGACACCACCGCCAATCCCCGCAACACCGGAAACAATCCCGATGAATATGCCGATAATCAGGTAGATGGCAGTTGATCCGTGTGGCTCGCAGACCGGGCATGAGTGGATGTGCCAGACCATACGCACGGCCATGGCAGTAACCAGCAGCGCGAAGATAATCCGGAGCAGATGGCCCGGCAGGTGGGCGGCAAGCGTTCCGCCAAGAAGACCTCCGAGCACCGCCGCGCACCCCATCGGAACAGCAGCCTTCCAGTTCACCGTCCCGCGCCGGTGATGACCAGTGGTGCCGCTGATCATTGTCGGCAGCATTACGGCAAGGGAAGTTCCGAATGCAAGCCGGGTGGCAAGCGTGCTGTCAATACCTGCCATGGTATAGAGCCAGTACTGGACCGGCGTCATCAGGAATCCACCACCGACGCCGAAGATCCCCGAAGCGGTTCCCGCAAAGAGGCCCGTTACAATGAGGCTTGCGACATTCAGAAGCGGATCCATGGGGTCTCCGGAATTATTGGAGTGGTATTATGTACGGGATCTCAATAGTCTGCTGGAAGAGATCATCAGCAGAGCTTCGCACTCGCCCGGATTTCCAGGTTAGCATGGCAGTAAAAAGTGAGTTACTGGTGCCGGATGTATTCCCGGAGCAGCCAGATGCCAACCATGATGACAACAATATAGTAGATGGCTGATACGATTGGCACGAACTGGTCAGAAACCCATGTCCTGATCAGTTCCTGGATTGTGAAATAGAGCTGGAATGCTGCGATCAGGACAAAAAGCCCCACGATCATATATACAACCCCGAGCCAGTCGTTGCCTGGTTTCTTTTCCGCGGATTTGAGATCTTTTGACATTGGAACCTCCCTTGGCAGGATACTGTTTGGATTCATTGACT encodes:
- a CDS encoding sulfite exporter TauE/SafE family protein, which translates into the protein MDPLLNVASLIVTGLFAGTASGIFGVGGGFLMTPVQYWLYTMAGIDSTLATRLAFGTSLAVMLPTMISGTTGHHRRGTVNWKAAVPMGCAAVLGGLLGGTLAAHLPGHLLRIIFALLVTAMAVRMVWHIHSCPVCEPHGSTAIYLIIGIFIGIVSGVAGIGGGVLLVPILVIALGYPMHSAVGTSSACLIFSSAGAVTAYIINGIGVAGLPVYSVGYVDLVTFVILAATTIPLARFGVRCAHGCSDRTLQIVFAGAMVFFGLLMLAGG
- the larC gene encoding nickel pincer cofactor biosynthesis protein LarC yields the protein MRVLILDPFSGAAGDMITASLLDCGADKDCVVRAMEAVVAKPALTHVTRAGIRALKVDTRSTPVHRTLEDIEKRLDGAAPSVPAPALAMARRVFERIHMAETEVHGDHVHFHEVGADDAVADIIGACTALHTLAVDGVQILPVTIGHGTGTGSHGTFPIPAPATAAILKNSRLATISGIHTGELCTPTGAALLAEFATMAISDLPAYTITSIGYGAGTRDPKHTPNVLRAMIVETTGTGISGGLPEDTVDILETNVDDVSGEVIAQGITRFMEAGARDASATPIIMKKGRPGFLIRVISLPDTSANLAELMARELGTLGIRCIPAVHRFIAKRTIEEIDVEIGGKHRMMPVKCGWVHGSVYTLKAEFEPAREFAIETGLPVRDVLRAVETAGWKYMTERQHSGTGAP
- a CDS encoding CDC48 family AAA ATPase, with protein sequence MPEVQLRVDSAYPGDQGGGKARLDPETMLLLKISPGDLVVIEGKRRTVAKVWRSLVEDWNQRKIRIDNFTRQNAGVSIGDAVKVSKITDEIEAKRVVLAPPEDLPKKIPIANNPHVVNGLIDFPVVKNDTIPIMLGLPFIQPQIVGFKVVEVEPEEAVIITKNTAIEFSDKPAAGFEGVKRFSYEDIGGLKDELQRLRETIELPLRHPELFQKLGIEPPKGVLLYGPPGTGKTLIAKAVASESGAHFISIAGPEVISKYYGESEQRLREVFEEARENAPSIIFIDELDSIAPRREEVTGEVERRVVAQLLTMMDGLEERGQVVVIGATNRVDAIDAALRRPGRFDREIEIGVPSEPDRIEIMKIHTRGMPLSEDVSLDVLAQQTHGFVGADLAALAREAAIRALRRYLPDLDLDAEEIPAEVLDNLKVYASDFRSAQRDVGPSAMREVMLEVSHVKWENVGGLESAKTEIREAIELPLTDRQRFEDLGIEPPRGILLYGPPGTGKTLIAKAVASESGANFIPVRGPQLLSKWVGESERAVREVFKKARQVSPSIIFFDEIDALAPARGTSSDSHVSDNVLNQILTEMDGLEELKDVVVMGATNRPDIVDPALLRAGRFDRLVYIGEPTLEGRRKIIGIHTRFMPVEGSALEEIVRLTERHSEEAIAELVEKLGRDKTVTSDEIKPLITPASEESTGLPVGLRRKRLVEFFLEKNLVFADPARDDLAATLAAETEGFVGSDLEALCREAGMLALRDNVSVVSRQHFTEAQKKVHPTMNENLRDYYTKIQQFFKGGLPKKVQPLEYQ